The following nucleotide sequence is from Zea mays cultivar B73 chromosome 1, Zm-B73-REFERENCE-NAM-5.0, whole genome shotgun sequence.
GTGTATTCTCTCGCCCCACGCGTCCTGTCTCGGCGCCGTGCACTATGGGCCCCACACCCAGCGTTCACGTAACACTCTCTCAGCTACTGTTCTGTGGACCCACAGTGTCCTGCGCGGATCCCACCCGTGCAGTTATCACACCGCGTAAAAAATAGTGTAGAGCAAGCATTTAAACTCACGCCCCTGCTCCAGAAATTTAGGGATAGCCACCAGACCACACGTATcccagtgtttagaaataaacaataattatatttgaataaatgtatcaatatctatttatatgatatctAAAAGTCATAGTAAAAAGGACGGACAACTGGCTAGTTTTAGATGAAGGAAGGAATTCTCATTACAATGTAAAGTTCTGGTTTATgcaacaaaaacaacaaaaaaaaACGCCACGTACTGCATTCAAATTGAGTTGATTGTTTAGGTCTATTACCGCTAACTTCTGCCACCATTTTTTGTCTTGGTTCTGAATCTATTcccatttttttttaattttatgtCCCATACTATTCATAGCCCTTTTAGCTGGAGGCCATGATTACGCACCGTGGCATACTACTCTGTTCCGGAGGCGGTTGGCTGGGGTCTTTTAATCACGCCGTAGTGGTGATGCTGATGCGCGCGACCGTGCCGAATACAGTAGACGTGTGTGtagtctttttctttttccgtGGTCCACCCACAGCCCAGCCTGGGATTTCGTGTGGCGTAGCCCCAAAGACCGTGGGATCCATCCCAGCCCAACGAGTCTCCTCTCCTACCGGCACGGCAAAGGAACCAATCAGGCTGGCGATCCCCTCCTCCGTCCCTTCACACCCCACCTCCCAGCAGCGGCGCCTGTGTGTGTCCGTCCCTCCTCCCGTCGCATGCCATGATTCACCTCACGCCATTGAAGAAGAAAAAGGGAGAAGAGACGGACAGGATAGATACAGTCAGTCGCAGGCGGAAACGCGAAAGCGAAGCGACCGAGTGCTGCCGGCCCTCCCGCCTCCCGGTGGTGAGTGAGGTCACGGTCAAAGCGAGCCGCGCCCGGGCTGCAGCTGCAAAGGTGGTTGGCAGCATCAAGAAATGCCCTCCTCGATCCCTACTGCCTCCGGCTTGGTCCCGCCGTGGATGTGGATGGATGGCGTTGGCATCGCATCGGGGACATTGGCATGGCGCTGGGACACCCGCCCTCTGGACCACATTGACCGGTCAGACACCACGGGCCACGCGGGCGAGCACGCTGCCTTCCCCCGTGCATGCGATGCGGACGCGGATGCGGTCCGGGTCCGGTGCCGGTGCGCGCCCTCTTCTCTCCCAGTACGGTAGTACCCCTCTGGCTCTGGATCGCGACGTCGCGTGAGCCCCCCACCGCCGTTCCTGTCGCCGATCCGGATTAGGACGGCTGACTGGTTAATCAATTAAAGTGCTAGCTGACTGACCGATAAAGCGCCGTCTCGATCGAGCCGGGCTTGGAGCTCCGGATCAGCATCTGCCCGGCCCGGGCATCGTGATGATCGTCCGTGGCGCCTAACTTATTGCGGCTCGCTTGCCACCGCTTTTGTTTATGCCTGTTTGCCCTGTCATTTATTAAGCCCTAGTATTAGTTTTTTTAGGGCCTTGTGGCTTTCTGCCTCTGGGGGAGCAGACCGGTTTAGCAGCGCGGTCGCAGGCTTTGGTATTTTTTTAGTAAAAAAAATATTTCTTAATTGCGGCAGGGCCTCAAGGACCGTGTAGTAGCTCCAGTCGTAGCGTAGACACATGCACGCACGCGCGTTGTGGATGCCGAAAACCTGAAAAGAATCTCCAAACAAAACAAATGCAGATTGGACTGCTGACCGCCCAGGTCGGCTTCCCCCGGTTCAAATTGGGTGTCCAGCCAGTAAGCACTAGGCAAGTGCTGCGGACGAACTGTCCAGCTGGCGTTCGGCCTCACCTGAATCGTGACTAAACTAATCTCAACTCTCACCTGTCCCAGGAACGCTGGGCTCGCTGCACCGCCCGGCAGCATTTCCATGCCTGGCTGCCTGATCCTGGTTCGTGTTTCGCCCGGCAAGACCGCAGGAACTAGAGGCGCCCATGACCGCGCGCGCAGGCGCCACAGAGCGCGAGGCCAGCCGCGACATCGCATCGCACTCGCACGTTGTTGAGTCGTAAACTCGTAGTAAGGCTGTCCTCACCGTTACACATAAATATGTACGGGAAAAACCGTTTCAGCACTATACATACATAGATTGAAGTTCGgaatataaataaataatataataggcTCTCTAACAATGTCAACCTAAGGCATGGGCCAGCCCCTCGCGCAGTCACGCCACGCACGCGGTGTCCCGCGCCACCGCTGTCGTGTGCGGTGTGCCGCCCTGCCCTCCTCCCCGCCAGCAGCGGCAGCGGTGCGCACTgtgcccaccggacgtgccgggcCAGAACGTGTATCCGCGCCTCGGTGTCGGACGTCAACGGAGCAGCTGAGCCGAGCGGAGCGGAGCACGCAAACAAAGCAACAACAGCGGCCGGCCGCCCCCGCCGGTACAGCACACTGCGTCCCTGCGCGGCACCAGTGAGATGGGCGCGAGCACGCTGCACGCGTTGCGCTGGATCCGACGGATTTGACTAGTGCGGGAAGCCGACGCGACGCGTCTCCGTCGTCTGCGCTCGTCGTGGGTGGCGTCCCCCACTCGCAATCGCACCCGCCCGCCCGTCCGTCCGATCGATCAAATCGATCGTCTCGTACCGGGGCCTTTTGACTTGCGGCACCCGCACGCACGCTTGCGCGCGTACGTACGTATACGTCACGTACCCTCTACGGCTGGGTGGCGTTGAGATCAGATCACCGGCCAGGTTTTAAATTCCTGTGCGTATCGGCAAGGGGGGCCTGGAGCCCTGGCCCCGGGAAACTACTGCAGAGAGGAACGCATACGCATTTGAATGCTCGGATGGAACGGAGCTTTAGGCATGCACGTTCAGCTTGGCTTTCTTGCCCTGTAGCGTCCCCTTACTTTTGCCTTTATGTTTTCGGGCGCCATTTACTGTTTAATTTTTTTCCCGTCTGATGAGCCATGCTAAAATCTTTGCACCGGTCACAGACTCAGAGTCACAGTCTCGTCTCGGTCTCGGTCTCGGTCTGGTAAAAAAAAAGAGGCCCCTCCAACCTGGCGCCACTGCACGTGTGGTGTGTCGCCATCTTTTCTATGATTCTATctatagatgtccaataagcacgaggcccgcaagcccggcacgaagcccgttttttgggcccggtccaagcccggcacggcccggttataggcgggcccgggccggcccggcacgaataaacgggccgggctcggacaggaaattagtaggcacggtgggctagcccggcccgggccgtttagctctaagcccgctttttttacactaaaacgtgcttttcggcccgcatagcccgcttttcggcccgttttttcgtgctaaacgggccggtccGGCCCGTTTAGACCcgttgcgggccgggctcggacaagaaaTTGAGCCCGCGTGCTTAGACGGCCTAGCCCGGTTTTTTAATcgtgcctggcgggccgggcccaaatcgggccgggcttcaccgggcccgggccggaccgggccgggcggcccgtttggacatctctaATTCTATCCTCGCTCCTCAGCGACAACGGCGAGTTGAGTTGCCGGACTACCGTCCTCCTGGCTTCGTGAGGTTACGCTGACTGTCAGAACAAGCGCGCTGCAGTAGAAAGATACGGTGAATCCACAGCAGCCAGACCTGTCGAATTCTCTGCTTGACGCTCGTGCATCCGTGCAGGGTGGTTTTAGGTTTCAAATCTCTCAGCATTTCTCAGTGATTCATGGTTGGCGCCTGGCACCCGTAGACCGATAAATAAACCTATGTTTGGGAGTGTTCTAGATTCAGGATAAATAGTTTTTAGAATATATGCTTTCGGTCCCACAACTAAACTCTATGATATCTAAAAATCTACATCTGAGGCAAGATTTATGGATTTCTGAGTATCTAAAGGTGCTCCAAAACTTTATAGACGTGTTTGGCTGACTGTGTGAGGGCTGGGCATGTCCCAACCAGGGTTCACCTTCCTGTTTTCACTGTAGTCAAAAACAGATTTTGAGACAAAAAAATGACTTCCATATTTTTGAATTTTGAACTAGAATCCACTAAAAATTGGACCAGTTTTCGCACCGGCTTAGTAACGGTAACGGAGAAAACATCGAAAACTGACGATACCGTACCGGGAAGTAAAACCCTTGTCCCAACACCGACTTGTTCGTTTGGATGTCTGGGCGGTGTTTAGGGCTTGGTTGGGCGTGCAAAAACAGCCCCATAGCGACATAGCTTGGCTCGACGGATATGTCTAAATCAAGCGTTTTTGTGGGCCTGATTGGGCGAGTGTAGCGCTGGTTCACGCAAGAGAGAGCAGATGGATCATCCAGACAACTAAACAACTGCTCCACTCAAACATGCTTTCGACATGATGTTCCTATCCAACCGTCCAAACATACCCTATATAATATATGTCGCTGGAGTTAGTCAAGTTACCCACTATACCATTCATTACTGAAAAATATAATTTCATTTGTTTTATTTCCTTCTTCCTCACAATTGTTTTTATGATCCTTGTGACTTTGCCTCCCTACGTCGACCTACCATGGCACAAAGCCGCAATGAACCCCGCCATTGTCAGAACCGCCTCTCTCGCGCGTCCGTGCTAGGGCTGGTGAGACCGTGCTAGGGCCGCTGAGACACTACAGTCGTAGCACTATGCCCCCCATGAGAGTATTACCCTCCATGAAGGGACAATGAgagagaggaggaagaaagaTCTCTCACTAGGGCATGTGAAAGTTCTAAGCGGGAAGATTGGAAGCCCAATATTAGAAAGATTGAAAACCCCATATTTTGTTTTGATAATTGAGATTGCTAGGATGCGTTTAGTCTTGTGAATCTTAACTCAATATTATTCACTCTATTTTATAGTCCAAATGAGTGGCAAAATTACATGTATGTACCTCTTTGGCTTGGGCTTATCATAGAGCCAACCACCTACGTCCCATCGCTAGATTGTGTGACATATCACTAGCCCTGGGCACACCCGCATAGCGGATGCATGTTGCTTAAATCACATTAAATGCAATTGTTGCCGAGGTTACCCCTTAATAAGATAAACGGTTATACCGACTATCTAGGTAGACACTATAACCTCGGCCTTTGCATCATACTCCTACTATTCCACTGATTTGGTGAATGTGAGATGAGATTTATGAATGTGTAAAAGCATATCCACTAATAAAATGGTGAAGCTAGGGGAGTTCAGCTATAAAAAATTAAATTGAAATATACTTTTCATGACCTAATTATGCTGCAGGTGTATCAAATAAACCCTTAACATCGAGGTTGATTCTTTAAATTGGCGATTTGGCGAAGACATAAAAAACTTAAGAGCAActtcaatagttatgtaaatctTAGCTATCTAAATCACatatttaagaagttgctaaataactttgggagtaaaaaaatgtgaattctccaatagttctctaaatataggttatAGTTTTGTTTTGTATATATTCGCATAAAAAAGTCACAAATGCCATCAATTACCTTCATTATTTACGTAATGTAGGCAAGATTTTTGTTTAATGAGTTACTAAATGTTTAAGAAATGTAGAAAGGAAATGAGATTAGATGAAAAATTGCTAATTTAGTAAGTTTTTTTGGAGAATTGTTGGAGAGAAGTTTTTATATTAACTACTTAAAATTGATTTACGAAGTTTTTTAAAGAATTATTGGAGTTACTCTAATTCATAAAAGGTCAAAATGTACGCCTGGCGTACAAAACGTGGTGGTCGCGGGCCACGAGGGGTTCGGCCGTACCTCTGCCAATGCGGTCACGGTGACCGGTGATATCAGCCAGTGCACGCACGTGCTGCCCGCGTGCCGAGATGACTACGCTGCGCGCGCCACGCCGTCGTACACAGTACGCACGCTCTTCGTGGTCTTGCTTTCGTCTCGGCCTCCTTCACCTTCACCCAATCACTGAATCACCCGCCCCtacagaaaaaaaaagaaagaagaagagcTGAATCGAGAAAAAGGGGAAAACGCGATACCCGTTTCCTCGGAATGGAACCATGGAAGCAGAGGTCACATCAGGCTAAAGAAGGCCACCACGCAAATATACATGCCGCCATTTTTCTGCAAGATTCTACTACATGTGGTACGCCTACTACATCCTGTGCCCCATCGCTTTCCTGTTTATGTCCGTAGCAGGAGAAAAAAACGAAGGCTATTTGGTATTAGataaaaagaatataaaagaaaaaCCAAAAAAAGTGAGATGACAAGGGGTGTGCAGGGAGGCCCACCCACACGCGAAGTGTCAGTGAGTGTGAAAAGGAAGGGACTGGTCCCTACAATTCCATCCAATCCCTCCACACCTCTGCCCTCACTCAAACACACACAAAAGAAAAAAATGCCAGCACAAATAAAATACTCCCATCTGGATATTCCTGCTCTCCCTTCTTCTCCAGTCCACCCACTATAGCTTGGACTAGATCTCAAATTCTCCCACAGTTTCCCACTCCCCGTCTCCCACTCTCCCCCACCCCCCGCACCCGCCGTCTTCCCCTCCCTCCCCCGTCAGATACTCAGATCTTCCCCATATCTCTGTGTTGCATCACTCGCCGCAATCCACTCCCAATCCTAAACCCGAAAGCTCTCAGCTCCGCCTCCCTGTTCGTTCGTCCGCCTTTTGACTCCCCCCTAGCTAGCAGCTGTTGCGGAGCAACCCCGCAATTCCAAGAAAAGCAACTGGTCAAGAAAGAGTGGAAGAAAGGAGGATGGTGGTGATGATGGCGTTAAGTCACCCCATGATTCGCCCCATCATTCCGTCGCCTCCAGGGCCTGCGTGCTGCTAAAAGGGTCTCGCCGTCCGTCGTGGTGGTGGTGTGCGTGGGCGGGGGGAGTCGTCGCTGCGCCGCCACAATGCCGCAGTACCAGGAGCTGCCCTGCGGCGGGCAGGTGCTCGACATCGACACGGCGCTCAAGGATGGCATCCTCGGGGGCGCGCTGGAGCCCGAGGATGCCGCGGCGGGGGACGCCGGGAAGCAGCCTGTGGAGCTGCGCAAGATGATGGACGAGCTGGACGCGGCcggggacggcggcggcgacgagGCGGTGCCGGCGGTCTTCATCTGCCCGATCTCCCTCGAGCCCATGGTGGATCCGGTGACGCTCTGCACGGGGCAGACGTACGAGCGGGCCAACATCTCGCGGTGGCTCGCCCTGGGCCACCGGACCTGCCCGACCACGATGCAGGAGCTCTGGGATGACGCGCTCACCCCCAACGCCACTCTCCGACAGCTCATCGCCGCCTGGTTCTCCCGCCGGTACACGAGGTTTAAGAAGCGCTCCGCGGACTTCCACGGCCGCGCCGCCGATCTCGTCCACGGCCTCCGGGGCACGGCGATGCCCAGGAGACAGGCCCTCAAGGGCCAGGCCCGCGTCGCGGCGCTGCGGGAGCTGCGCGCCCTCGCCACCGCCCACCAATCCGTCACCAAGGCCATCGCCGAGGCCGGCGGCGTGGTCCTGCTGACGTCGCTGCTCGGCCCCTTCACGTCCCACGCCGTGGGGACCGAGGCGGTCGCCATTCTTGTCAGCGGGGTGCCGCTTGACGCTGACACGAAGGCCGCGCTCATGCAGCCGGCGAAGGTGTCGCTCGTGGTCGACATGCTCAACGAGGGCGCGGCGGACACCAAGATCAACTGTGTCCGCCTCATCCGCATCCTCATGGATGAGAGGGGTTTCCGGCCGGAGACGGTGGCGAGCCTGAGCCTCTTGGTTGGTGTCATGCGCCTCATCCGGGACAAGCGGCATCCAGACGGTGTGGTCGCGGGGCTCGAGCTGCTTAATTCGATCTGTGCGGTGCACAGGccagcgaggagtatggttgttagCATCGGTGCGGTGCCGCAGCTGGTGGAATTGTTGCCGGAGCTAGCAACGGAGTGTGTTGAGCCGGCCTTGGACATCTTGGATGCCCTGTCTGCGGTTCCAGAGGGTAGGACGGCTCTTAAGGATTGTCCGCGGACGATACCCAATGCCGTCCGCGTGCTGATGAGAGTTTCAGAGGCATGCACTCGACGGGCGCTGTCGATGCTGTGGACGGTGTGTCGGATGGCACCTGAAGAGTGTGCACCTGCCGCCGTCGAAGCTGGGCTGGCGGCAAAGCTTCTACTTGTCATCCAAAGTGGCTGTGCACCGGAGCTGAAGCAGAAAGCGTCGGAGCTGCTTAAGCTGTGCCGCCTCAACTGCACTGACACCCTCTTCATCTCCAAGTGCAAACTCACAAGGACGATTCAGTGAGGAGATGCAAGTGGTGTGATTTGATTCGATGATGCGTGGTTTGTCGATTGACCTTGCTGAGTTCAGAGTTCCAAGGAAATGGAATTTGCCAAATTGACGAATGGTAATAATGAGCATGTATAGAAACCTGCAGATTTAGCCCTGTCATCTTATCCGAAGAGATCAGGGTGGTTGAGCAGATGGCGAGACTGGTGGTTACCATAACAATTCCAGGGGAGAAAAGAAGCAAGCAATGCAGCATGATTACTGGCAAGCAGGCGGGTGTACATGCAAATTGATGTGGATTTGATCAGCTCAATAAACACCTGAGGCTGGGTGGTAAGTACAGCCAGTTTTGCCATTAGGAGTAGCTAGCATTAAGCAAAACCAGCAAATTTTAGATTTTTGGCAATGTGGGTGTCCCAGGGCTGTAGATGTTGCTCCCTCCCTTGTAATTACACAGTACTGTTGCTTCTACACTGGAATATACATTGCCATTGCTTCGAGATTTTTTTTTTTGAATTGTCATCTGGATCGACTACTGCCCTAGTCAAACTGGGAAAGTGTGCTCTTTCCCTGTAGCCCACGCTAAAAAGCTCGATGCTGCGTTACTCCTGCTAAAGTTGAGGCTCTGTACTGCTTGAGCAGTGTTCTCATTTCTCAATGTTGTTTAGCTCCTGGAGTTTCAGTATCTGATTTATTAGTGTACCAAATTATCTGATTGCGTGGGGCTTCTGTTTCAGTATTACCACCATAACTGCAATCCGAGCATCTCTTGTAAAGATAGCATCATCACAGTCCTATTTCTTGCTGGTGTATCTCTCTAGGTTTTAAATTCTGCATGCCAACTGATGAACTGAAGTTAGCGGCAATTAAAGATGTCATGAAGAAAATCGTACTGTTGCATCTCATGTTTCCTTTAACTGGATGCAGGACCCATGTCTCTCGTACCCGCGTTCTACCAGCATCCTGGGAAAGCTGGTCTTACAAATCACATCACATCAGACGATCCGCCAtcaatatttttcctagtccctGCTTTTCCACTCCCTAGTCAGCGAGGGTAAGATAAAGCCACGGGGCGGTAGAGCCTACTATGGCCGTCCATGATTGATCGGAGCGTCAGGCTTTTGCTTTACGCGGCCAAAAATTAGCAAAGTAACAGTAGATGAGACACCaacaaagagagagagagaggcgctGCTGTCTCGCCGCTGGCGCAGCTGTAGCCGGGCTAGCTATCTGCCtagcttaggccttgttcgtttctatcggattgcacccggaattgttccagctaatcaaagtttatataaattagggaAACAATCtggttaggaatcgttccgacccacaaatccgacacaaacgaacaaggccttagtgtTAAGGCTGGGAGGGATCCAAATTATACAGCTGCAAGTGCTAGCACGATTATTATCGATATAAGATATGAAACATAGCGAGAAATATATAGGGAGCTCACCAAAATGATCTAGGGACCGATTAACATGATATTGACTATTCTTTGATGGATATGCTTCTAAATATGTCTCGGGAAATCGCGTCGGGGACGCGCATATATACCGTGTGTTTGGTTGTCTGTATTTACTGGTGCTTGTATCGCGAGATGCAATGAGATATTGTTTGATTGTTGTCAAACAGCCTATACACGTACGAGGTGTGTGTTTGGTTGTCTGCGAGCAGATGTGGAGCCAGTCATGTACGATACTCAAAACACCCTAGGCCAGGCTCTACAGGCGCGAGCAAATTGGTCGTATCTCTAGAGTCAGGCTCCAGTCAACTGTCAGCCTGGCTCATGCAGCCAGGCTACGGAGAGAAGCCAACCAAACAGGTCGAAGTGATTTTCCTTTGTTGTCTAAATATGTTTCGAGAAGTTCCATCGGGGACGAGCATACACCGCGTGATTGGACGCCTGCACCTGCCCCATCTGGTATCTCTATATACATGGTTGAATGCACAACCGCGTGATTGGCCGCTCCCCGTTTGGTTGCCTGCTTACACGACGCCAAAGCTGCACCCACGACTACATCTTAAGCAAAAAAACATCTCTCCTGGTAGCACATGGTTGAATGCACAAATACGCAAGGAGTGTTCCGTTTCCAGCGGACCCGGCTCGCATGAGCTAGGCCACGCGTACAAATCGAACCAATCAGACGGGTAATGATTTTCCTAGCATCAACAAGAACATCTAGAATGACGTCAAATATGGTTAGGGACAAGCATATAGTGATTTTCCGAACATCAACAATATAAGATGGGGAAGAAACATCTCCACACAAGTGCTCATGGAGATCCTCGTGGGGGATTTTTTTGTCACGCGGACGGTGATGGGGAGCTATTCCCCAACGGGGGATTCCCCGTTACCGTCCCTAATCAAGCCCTTAGGCcccttgtgaaagggaattaggcttacacctagttcctatataattttggtggttgaattgcccaacacaaatctttggactaacttgtttgcccaagtgtatagtatatacaggtgtaaaaggttcacacttagccaataaaaagaccaagttttggattcaacaaaggagcaaaggggcaaccgaaggcacccctggtctggcgcaccggactgtccggtgtgccaccggacagtaaacagtacctgtccggtgcaccaggggactcagactccaactcttcactctcgggttcgcgcggcagacgctccgctataattcaccggactgtccggtgtgcaccggactgtccggtgtgccatcggagcaacgtctctctgcggcgccaacggctccctgcggtgcatttattgcgcgcgcagcgcgcgcagacgtcaggcacgcccatgccggtgcaccggacatcaaacagtacatgtccggtgtgcaccggacactcaggagggcccacaagtcagaagctccaacggctagaatccaacggcagtgatgacgtggcaggggcaccggactgtccggtgtgcaccggactgtccggtgcgccatcgagcagacgcctccagccaacggtcaagtttggtggttggggctataaataccccaaccaccccaccattcattgatccaagttttccacttctcaactactacaagagctctagcattcaattctagacacactaaagagatcaaatcctctccaattccacacaaagccctagtgactagtgagagtgatttgccgtgttcatttgagctcttgcgcttggattgcttcttttctttctcacttgttcttgagatcacactccattgtaatcaaggcaagaggcaccaattgtgtggtggcccttgcggggaagttttgttcccggctttgattagagaagagaagctcactcggtccgagggaccgtttgagagagggaagggttgaaagagacccggcctttgtggcctcctcaacggggagtaggtttgcaagaaccgaacctcggtaaaacaaatctccgtgtctctcttgcttattcgcttgggatttgttttgcgccctctctctcggactcatttatatttctaacgctaacccggcttgtagttgtgtttatttgtaaatttcagtttcgccctattcaccccccctctaggcgactatcaattggtatcagagcccggtgcttcattagagcctaaccgctcgaagtgatgtcgggagatcacgccaagaaggagatggagaccggcgaaaagcccactacaagccacgggagcacttcatcggaagagtcccgcaccaaaaggagggagaagaagaagagctcctccaacaaagggaaggagaagaaatcttcttctcatcacaaagagaagaaggaaaaatcttcttcccacaagccgcatcggaaaggcgacaagcacaagaggatgaggaaggtggtctactacgagaccgacacttcatcaacatcgacctccgactccgatgcgccctccgtcacttctaagcgccaagagcgcaagaagtatagtaagatccccctacgttaccctcgcatttccaaacatacacctttactttccgtcccattaggcaaaccaccaacatttgatggtgaagattacgctaggtggagcgatttaatgcgatttcatctaacctcgctccacaaaagcatatgggatgttgttgagtttggcgcgcaggtaccatccgtaggggatgaggactatgatgaggatgaagtggcccaaatcgagcacttcaactctcaagcaacaacaatactcctcgcctctctaagtagagaggagtataacaaagtacaagggttaaagagcgccaaggagatttgggatgtactcaaaaccgcgcacgagggagacgagctcaccaagatcaccaagcgggaaacgatcgagggggagctcggtcggttccggcttcacaaaggagaggagccacaacacatgtacaaccggctcaagactttggtgaaccaagtgcgcaacctcgggagcaagaagtgggacgatcacgaagtggtaaatgttattttaagatctctcatttttcttaatcccactcaagttcaattgattcgtggtaatcctagatatactaaaatgacccccgaggaagttatcgggcattttgtaagttttgagtgcatgatagaaggctcgaggaaaatcaacgagcttggcgactcatccgaagcccaacccgttgcattcaaggcaacggaggagaagaaggaggaggctacaccaagtcgacaaccaatcgacgcctccaagctcgataatgaggaaatggcgctcgtcatcaagagcttccgccaaatcctcaaacaaaggagggggaaagactacaagtcccgctccaagaaggtttgctacaagtgtggtaagcccggtcattttattgctaaatgtcctatatctagtgacagtgaccgaggtgacgacaagaaggggagacgaaaggaaaagaagaggtattacaagaagaagggcggcgatgcccatgtttgtcgcgagtgggactccgacgagagctcaagcgactcctccgacgacgaggacgccgccaacatcgccgtcaccaagggactcctcttccccaacatcggccacaagtgcctcatggcaaaggacggcaaaaagaaggttaaatctaaatcctccactaaatatgaatcctctagtgatgacaatgctagtgatgaggaagataatttgcgttccctttttgccaacctcaacatagctcaaaaagaaaaattaaatgaattagttagtgctattcatgaaaaggatgaccttttggactcccaagaggattgtctaattaaagaaaacaagaaacatgttaaggttaaaaaggcttatgctctagaggtagaaaaatgtgaaaaattatctagtgagctaagcacttgccgtgagatgattgacaaccttagaaatgaaaatgctagtttaaatgctaaggttgattctcatgt
It contains:
- the LOC100281502 gene encoding ubiquitin-protein ligase, with protein sequence MPQYQELPCGGQVLDIDTALKDGILGGALEPEDAAAGDAGKQPVELRKMMDELDAAGDGGGDEAVPAVFICPISLEPMVDPVTLCTGQTYERANISRWLALGHRTCPTTMQELWDDALTPNATLRQLIAAWFSRRYTRFKKRSADFHGRAADLVHGLRGTAMPRRQALKGQARVAALRELRALATAHQSVTKAIAEAGGVVLLTSLLGPFTSHAVGTEAVAILVSGVPLDADTKAALMQPAKVSLVVDMLNEGAADTKINCVRLIRILMDERGFRPETVASLSLLVGVMRLIRDKRHPDGVVAGLELLNSICAVHRPARSMVVSIGAVPQLVELLPELATECVEPALDILDALSAVPEGRTALKDCPRTIPNAVRVLMRVSEACTRRALSMLWTVCRMAPEECAPAAVEAGLAAKLLLVIQSGCAPELKQKASELLKLCRLNCTDTLFISKCKLTRTIQ